One Cellulomonas sp. NS3 genomic region harbors:
- a CDS encoding lytic polysaccharide monooxygenase yields the protein MSVRPRLRRLALALPLALVAPFVAVAVMAPPAAAHGSVTDPPTRNYGCLERWGDNHLDPTMQQKDPMCWGAWQHDPNAMWNWNGLYREGVGGRHESTIPSGQLCSGGRTFSPRYDYMDTPGNWVAKGVPQNFTLTLTDGAQHGADYLRIYVSKAGFDPTTERLGWDDLDLVTQTGRYAPAGKYQADVNLAGHSGRAVLFTIWQASHLDQPYYLCSDINIGGGTTTPTPTPTATPTPTPTVTPNPTPTPTVTPDPTPSPTQQPTGACTATVSVASSWGNGYQGTITIKAGSAAITGWKATVNGATITQAWNGKLSGSTVTSEAYNGRLAAGATTTAGFLGSGPAPSNATATCTAS from the coding sequence ATGTCCGTTCGCCCCCGTCTGCGCAGGCTCGCCCTCGCACTCCCCCTCGCCCTGGTCGCACCGTTCGTCGCGGTCGCGGTCATGGCCCCGCCCGCCGCGGCCCACGGCTCCGTGACCGACCCGCCCACGCGCAACTACGGCTGTCTCGAGCGCTGGGGCGACAACCACCTCGACCCGACGATGCAGCAGAAGGACCCGATGTGCTGGGGCGCGTGGCAGCACGACCCCAACGCGATGTGGAACTGGAACGGTCTCTACCGTGAGGGCGTCGGCGGCCGGCACGAGTCGACGATCCCCAGCGGCCAGCTCTGCAGCGGCGGGCGCACCTTCTCGCCGCGGTACGACTACATGGACACGCCGGGCAACTGGGTCGCCAAGGGCGTCCCGCAGAACTTCACGCTGACGCTCACCGACGGCGCGCAGCACGGCGCCGACTACCTGCGCATCTACGTGTCCAAGGCGGGCTTCGACCCGACGACGGAGCGCCTCGGCTGGGACGACCTCGACCTCGTCACGCAGACCGGCCGGTACGCGCCGGCCGGCAAGTACCAGGCGGACGTCAACCTCGCCGGCCACAGCGGCCGCGCGGTGCTGTTCACCATCTGGCAGGCGAGCCACCTCGACCAGCCGTACTACCTGTGCAGCGACATCAACATCGGCGGCGGCACCACGACGCCGACGCCCACGCCCACGGCGACCCCGACGCCCACCCCGACCGTGACGCCGAACCCGACGCCCACGCCGACGGTGACGCCGGACCCGACCCCGTCGCCCACGCAGCAGCCCACGGGCGCCTGCACGGCCACGGTCTCCGTCGCCAGCAGCTGGGGCAACGGCTACCAGGGCACGATCACGATCAAGGCCGGCTCGGCGGCGATCACCGGCTGGAAGGCCACCGTGAACGGCGCGACGATCACGCAGGCCTGGAACGGCAAGCTCTCCGGCAGCACGGTCACCAGCGAGGCCTACAACGGCAGGCTCGCTGCGGGCGCCACGACCACGGCCGGATTCCTCGGCAGCGGCCCGGCCCCGAGCAACGCGACCGCGACCTGCACGGCGTCCTGA
- a CDS encoding SpoIIE family protein phosphatase: MRLLDTMPTAFFSLDRQWCFSYVNDRGEQLLGRSRSELLGAHLWDLYPDERGSIYETSYREAMRTGRTVTFEIHNPSTDATYEVQAWPGEHDLAVYFEDVTERRGAQDALARSAQRAQLVADIASELAELLDAEQALTRLAQRLVPTLADWCVVSLVDDDQYAGNWQSMTDLGCAHIDPDALPLVERYVKLRLVELDGGANAAVRRALESSEVIGVESGATEAIAGSLRSAEAREVVRTLAPDSATMFALRGRGRTTGIITLFNGADRGPISPDDLETVREVAARAGLALDNLRLYREQRSLAEGLQRSLLTAPARPDHLQIAVRYVPAAEAAQVGGDWYDAFLQHTGQAVLVIGDVMGHDTNAAAAMGELRSVLRGVALASGGGPAAVLTQVDEALHALRSPTIATAVVARVEQTPDQLARGEHTVRWSNAGHPEPIVLQPDGHAAPLAGAGSNLLLGVQHTAARTESTATLPEGSTLLLFTDGLVERRDEPLPESLRRLMDTLEALHDRALEELCDQVLRTMLATTPRDDVALVAIRLHHQDRGGPHRAPV, encoded by the coding sequence GTGCGGCTGCTGGACACGATGCCGACCGCCTTCTTCTCCCTCGACCGGCAGTGGTGCTTCAGCTACGTCAACGACCGCGGCGAGCAGCTGCTGGGACGCTCTCGTAGCGAGCTCCTCGGGGCGCACCTGTGGGACCTGTACCCCGACGAGCGCGGCTCGATATACGAGACCAGCTACCGCGAGGCGATGCGCACGGGTCGGACGGTCACGTTCGAGATCCACAACCCGTCGACCGACGCGACGTACGAGGTGCAGGCCTGGCCCGGTGAGCACGACCTCGCGGTGTACTTCGAGGACGTCACCGAGCGCCGAGGCGCCCAGGACGCACTCGCGCGCAGCGCACAGCGCGCGCAGCTGGTCGCCGACATCGCCTCCGAGCTGGCCGAGCTGCTCGACGCCGAGCAGGCTCTGACTCGGCTCGCCCAGCGGCTCGTACCTACCCTGGCGGACTGGTGCGTGGTGAGCCTCGTGGATGACGACCAGTACGCCGGGAACTGGCAGTCCATGACCGACCTCGGCTGCGCCCACATCGACCCCGACGCGTTGCCTCTGGTCGAGCGGTACGTCAAGCTGCGCCTCGTCGAGCTGGACGGGGGCGCCAACGCTGCGGTGCGTCGGGCGTTGGAGAGCAGCGAGGTCATCGGCGTCGAATCGGGTGCCACGGAGGCGATCGCCGGATCGCTCCGCAGTGCAGAGGCGCGTGAGGTGGTTCGAACCCTGGCGCCCGACAGCGCCACGATGTTCGCGCTCCGCGGACGTGGCCGGACGACCGGGATCATCACCCTGTTCAACGGTGCGGATCGCGGCCCGATCTCGCCGGACGACCTCGAGACGGTCCGCGAGGTCGCCGCTCGCGCCGGGCTCGCGCTCGACAACCTGCGGCTCTACCGCGAGCAACGCTCCCTCGCCGAGGGACTGCAGCGCTCCCTCCTGACTGCGCCGGCCCGACCCGACCACCTGCAGATCGCCGTGCGCTACGTCCCCGCCGCCGAAGCCGCGCAGGTAGGCGGCGACTGGTACGACGCGTTCCTGCAGCACACCGGTCAGGCCGTCCTCGTCATAGGTGACGTCATGGGTCACGACACGAACGCCGCCGCAGCCATGGGCGAGCTGCGTTCGGTGCTGCGGGGGGTCGCGCTGGCGAGCGGCGGCGGACCTGCCGCTGTCCTGACGCAGGTGGACGAGGCGCTGCACGCACTGCGCTCCCCCACGATCGCCACGGCCGTCGTCGCCCGCGTCGAGCAGACACCCGACCAGCTCGCGCGCGGCGAACACACCGTTCGCTGGTCGAACGCCGGTCACCCCGAGCCCATCGTCTTGCAACCCGACGGCCACGCGGCCCCCCTCGCCGGCGCCGGTTCGAACCTGCTGCTCGGCGTCCAGCACACCGCAGCTCGCACCGAGTCCACCGCCACCCTGCCTGAGGGCTCGACGCTGCTGCTCTTCACCGACGGCCTGGTCGAGCGCCGGGACGAGCCGCTGCCCGAGAGCCTGCGTCGCTTGATGGACACCCTCGAAGCCCTCCACGACCGCGCGCTCGAAGAACTGTGTGACCAGGTGCTCCGCACCATGCTCGCCACCACTCCACGGGACGACGTCGCACTCGTGGCGATCCGGCTCCACCACCAGGACCGAGGAGGCCCGCACCGCGCACCCGTGTGA
- a CDS encoding zinc finger domain-containing protein: protein MSVDEAPTQLHPCSRPCASGTDHGSRRHAVRLMEQLPCPWPRRALASTMGTMSVDKDREPDRDDPALAVPCPRCSARVRELCRTSERLPRRTHRRRTAAYLQTLTAAPADN, encoded by the coding sequence ATGTCCGTCGACGAGGCGCCGACCCAGTTGCACCCGTGCTCACGTCCGTGCGCCTCCGGCACCGACCACGGCTCGCGCCGACACGCCGTGCGGCTCATGGAGCAGCTGCCGTGCCCCTGGCCTCGACGAGCGCTGGCGAGCACCATGGGGACCATGAGCGTCGACAAGGACCGTGAGCCTGACCGAGACGACCCCGCCCTCGCTGTTCCGTGCCCCCGCTGCTCTGCACGTGTCCGGGAGCTGTGCCGCACCAGCGAACGCCTGCCCCGACGCACCCATCGACGCCGCACTGCCGCCTACCTCCAGACCCTCACCGCCGCCCCCGCCGACAACTAG
- a CDS encoding SpoIIE family protein phosphatase: protein MQSFRSRGVILAASFLLAYTLAAVVGRRTVLEGTDVSLVWPAAGVAALWAVMRDRRRPAVVEVLVAALLTWAVNSSTGSTGWQAGAALSAGAVLQVIVFGVLTARWCPRLWASRGRALRREDLWWLLLAASLSAAISAPLAGVAETWDGDPWTSSVLWTWLARNSASALVVTTTALVVRRWWTSERHGQVGLAALVSASRVREYLAVVVLSPVLYVVWFVQLSDLPIIFPLIAVTVWVATRLHTTFVVLHDAAMGATAVGLTLTGIGPFAAVADPTSEVLVAQVYLAMVSVIGLALALTRDERNASMRDATAARAAAENQAELLLTVMDTMDEGMGVIDADAHFILRNATSAQILGGRRSTTEAVGSGSFYGFHHPDGTPMAHDDLPHVRALAGEVIRDVDVFVRNTGVPQGRIVSFNCTPLPAESGGGVVVMLRDVTAARKELELAAHVQASLLPTTAPRLPGYELAAAFVPAGSVGGDFYDWQATPKGVCLTLADVMGKGAGAAILAATLRSALQEHDPAEDVDHVLNRTETRLEPDLLRAGAFITATRILLDAPSGELTYADAGHGLTMIVRADGSAARLPSGGPPLGLVTGAVRTRRQDALEPGDTLVSFSDGVLDTIGGTLDDLSVLGKLVHGSPSAQHAVDAVVERAKRTAPLPDDVTVLAVRRGAR from the coding sequence GTGCAGAGCTTCCGGTCACGTGGCGTCATCCTGGCTGCTTCCTTCCTGCTCGCCTACACGTTGGCGGCGGTGGTGGGGCGTCGCACCGTCCTGGAGGGCACGGACGTGTCCCTGGTGTGGCCTGCGGCCGGCGTGGCAGCGCTGTGGGCGGTGATGCGCGACCGCCGCCGACCGGCCGTGGTCGAGGTCCTGGTCGCAGCGTTGCTGACGTGGGCGGTGAACTCCTCGACCGGTTCGACGGGTTGGCAGGCGGGCGCAGCGCTCAGCGCCGGCGCCGTCCTGCAGGTGATCGTGTTCGGCGTCCTGACCGCCCGGTGGTGCCCGCGTCTGTGGGCTAGCCGTGGCCGGGCGCTGCGCCGGGAGGACCTGTGGTGGCTCCTGCTCGCCGCGTCTCTCAGTGCCGCTATCTCGGCCCCGTTGGCCGGCGTGGCCGAGACCTGGGACGGCGACCCCTGGACATCGTCGGTGCTGTGGACGTGGCTGGCTCGCAACAGTGCGAGCGCCCTCGTGGTGACCACGACGGCGTTGGTCGTCCGACGGTGGTGGACCAGCGAGCGCCATGGACAGGTAGGTCTCGCGGCACTCGTGTCTGCCTCGCGGGTTCGCGAGTACCTCGCGGTCGTCGTGCTCTCACCGGTGCTCTACGTGGTCTGGTTCGTCCAGCTGTCGGACCTGCCAATCATCTTCCCGCTCATCGCCGTAACGGTGTGGGTGGCCACGCGTCTGCACACCACCTTCGTCGTGCTGCACGACGCTGCGATGGGCGCGACGGCCGTCGGTCTCACCCTCACCGGGATCGGCCCGTTCGCTGCGGTCGCCGACCCCACCAGCGAGGTCCTCGTGGCACAGGTCTACCTCGCGATGGTCTCCGTCATCGGCCTCGCACTGGCCCTCACGCGAGACGAGCGGAATGCGTCCATGCGCGACGCCACCGCCGCCCGCGCCGCCGCCGAGAACCAGGCCGAGCTACTCCTGACCGTCATGGACACCATGGACGAGGGCATGGGTGTCATCGACGCCGACGCCCACTTCATCCTCCGCAACGCGACGTCCGCGCAGATCCTCGGCGGCAGGCGCAGCACCACTGAGGCCGTCGGGAGCGGCTCCTTCTACGGGTTCCACCACCCGGACGGCACACCGATGGCCCACGACGACCTCCCGCACGTGCGCGCTCTTGCCGGCGAGGTCATCCGCGACGTCGACGTCTTCGTCCGGAACACCGGAGTCCCGCAGGGCCGGATCGTGAGCTTCAACTGCACGCCGCTGCCCGCAGAGTCCGGAGGTGGTGTGGTGGTCATGCTGCGCGACGTCACCGCGGCCCGCAAGGAGCTCGAGCTCGCCGCACACGTGCAGGCCAGCCTCCTCCCGACCACGGCACCGAGGCTGCCGGGCTACGAGCTGGCTGCCGCGTTCGTGCCCGCCGGCTCCGTGGGCGGTGACTTCTACGACTGGCAGGCCACACCGAAGGGCGTATGCCTGACCCTGGCCGACGTCATGGGCAAGGGCGCCGGCGCCGCCATCCTCGCCGCCACGCTGCGCTCCGCACTTCAGGAGCACGACCCCGCGGAAGATGTCGACCACGTCCTCAACCGCACCGAGACCCGCCTCGAGCCGGACCTGCTCCGCGCCGGGGCGTTCATCACCGCGACCCGCATCCTGCTGGACGCACCCAGCGGCGAGCTCACCTACGCCGACGCCGGCCACGGCCTGACCATGATTGTCCGAGCCGACGGAAGCGCCGCGCGGCTGCCGAGCGGTGGTCCACCCCTCGGCCTGGTCACCGGCGCGGTGCGCACGCGACGTCAGGACGCCCTGGAACCCGGCGACACGCTCGTGTCGTTCAGTGACGGCGTCCTGGACACCATCGGCGGCACGCTCGACGACCTCTCCGTGCTCGGCAAGCTCGTGCATGGCAGCCCCAGCGCCCAGCACGCCGTGGACGCCGTCGTCGAACGCGCGAAGCGCACCGCACCGCTGCCCGACGACGTCACCGTCCTCGCGGTCCGCCGAGGCGCGCGGTAG
- a CDS encoding carbohydrate kinase family protein has translation MPRVLVNGPASWNTLVRVATLPDARPQTLFASGHRDGLGGTSAGKALTLVRLGVDVTLRTALGDDDAAARIRAELAQPGMELLADPLPGPSERHLNLMADDGGRLSVYLDLPPEPGPAPATVHAALAGADAVVLDLAGHSRELLPLVRAAGVPLWCDVHDDDGRAPFQREFAEAADVLVVSADRLDDAEGYLARHVAGGARWAVCTRGRDGAVALGRAEGWWTVSAVPVDAGDSNGAGDGFTAGLLAASLRGLPLSEALRHASAAGALTVASAELSAPDISWDAVAGLAGTAVATPRG, from the coding sequence ATGCCCCGTGTCCTCGTGAACGGCCCCGCGAGCTGGAACACGCTCGTCCGCGTCGCCACCCTGCCCGACGCCCGACCCCAGACGCTCTTCGCCTCCGGGCACCGCGACGGGCTGGGCGGGACGTCCGCCGGGAAGGCGCTGACGCTCGTGCGGCTCGGCGTCGACGTGACGCTCCGCACCGCGCTCGGCGACGACGACGCCGCAGCGCGCATCCGTGCCGAGCTCGCACAGCCAGGCATGGAACTGCTCGCCGACCCGCTGCCCGGCCCGAGCGAGCGGCACCTCAACCTCATGGCCGACGACGGCGGGCGGCTCTCCGTGTACCTCGACCTGCCGCCCGAGCCCGGACCGGCCCCGGCCACCGTGCACGCCGCGCTCGCCGGCGCCGACGCCGTCGTCCTCGATCTCGCCGGGCACAGCCGTGAGCTGCTCCCTCTCGTCCGGGCCGCCGGCGTCCCGCTCTGGTGCGACGTGCACGACGACGACGGGCGAGCGCCGTTCCAGCGCGAGTTCGCCGAGGCCGCCGACGTCCTGGTCGTCAGCGCCGACCGGCTCGACGACGCCGAGGGCTACCTCGCGCGCCACGTGGCCGGCGGCGCGCGGTGGGCCGTCTGCACGCGCGGGCGCGACGGCGCCGTCGCCCTCGGCCGTGCGGAGGGCTGGTGGACGGTGTCGGCGGTCCCCGTGGACGCGGGCGACTCGAACGGTGCCGGCGACGGCTTCACCGCGGGCCTGCTCGCGGCGTCGCTGCGGGGCCTGCCCCTGTCCGAGGCCCTGCGCCACGCCTCGGCCGCCGGCGCGCTGACGGTCGCGAGCGCCGAGCTCTCCGCGCCGGACATCTCGTGGGACGCGGTCGCCGGGCTCGCGGGCACCGCGGTCGCGACGCCGCGCGGCTGA
- a CDS encoding TetR/AcrR family transcriptional regulator, which translates to MPSPSLRRPALSRARIIEAAVQVADAGGVTAVTMRRVAEHLGVEAMSLYHHVANKDVILDALVEHVFAEIDLPSVGEEWRTAMCRRAVSARAAIRRHSWALGLMESRLNPGHSTLRHHDAVLGCLRNAGFSVAEAAHAISLLDSYIYGFVLQETSLPFQTSAELEEVAAGLQAAMPTGEYPHLTELMVQHALRPGYAYADEFDIGLDLILDGLARRLATRQIDDEAIDLTA; encoded by the coding sequence GTGCCGTCGCCTTCACTCCGCCGCCCCGCACTGAGCCGCGCCCGGATCATCGAGGCCGCGGTGCAGGTGGCTGACGCCGGAGGCGTCACCGCGGTCACGATGCGCCGCGTGGCCGAGCACCTCGGCGTCGAGGCGATGTCGCTGTACCACCACGTCGCGAACAAGGACGTGATCCTCGACGCGCTCGTCGAGCACGTCTTCGCCGAGATCGACCTCCCCTCTGTCGGCGAGGAGTGGCGGACGGCGATGTGCCGCCGGGCGGTCTCCGCACGTGCCGCGATCCGGCGCCACTCCTGGGCGCTCGGGCTCATGGAGTCCCGGCTGAACCCCGGGCACTCGACGCTGCGACACCACGACGCCGTCCTCGGCTGCCTGCGCAACGCCGGGTTCTCCGTAGCCGAGGCAGCGCACGCGATCTCGCTGCTCGACAGCTACATCTACGGCTTCGTCCTGCAGGAGACGAGCCTGCCTTTCCAGACCAGCGCCGAGCTCGAGGAGGTCGCCGCAGGCCTCCAGGCCGCGATGCCGACCGGGGAGTACCCCCACCTGACTGAGCTCATGGTCCAGCACGCGCTGCGGCCCGGCTACGCCTATGCCGACGAGTTCGACATCGGGCTCGACCTGATCCTCGACGGTCTCGCGCGAAGGCTCGCCACCCGGCAGATCGACGACGAGGCCATCGATCTGACCGCGTAG
- a CDS encoding GGDEF domain-containing protein codes for MEDAPAARTGTDVGDIAPNAWSGAPASRWVDVRALELFSPRDAVAAGRTASVMCLVGGVATVALETLPQLLGDYRGTAASAAWTVVGTVIMFGLALLLRRRPEIVPGPAYTVMCMVALVVNTTTSNLSGDSTFGGLAWFTFPVIFAAAHLRHLVAWTVAVLALVGASTIILSTQPSGSAGADLASMAAVVVMTTTALLAAVRHQDQLVQRLNEVASSDSLTGLATRRVLEQSAELLRTEAHTAARRRSTQPAEGAGLVLVDVDRFKQLNDTHGHPVGDAALVHVAQLVRSVVRRGDTVARIGGDELAILLSGPRDGVVDLARAVHAAVRETPFPAPTGDIPMTVSIGVVHTDDPDDLDRLYAAADAALYDAKLAGRDLVVVADADPGRLERA; via the coding sequence GTGGAGGACGCTCCGGCGGCCCGGACCGGCACGGACGTGGGTGACATCGCCCCGAACGCCTGGAGCGGCGCGCCGGCGAGCCGATGGGTCGACGTGCGCGCCCTCGAGCTGTTCAGCCCCCGCGACGCTGTCGCCGCGGGGCGGACCGCCTCGGTGATGTGCCTCGTGGGCGGTGTCGCCACCGTCGCGCTCGAGACGCTTCCGCAGCTGCTGGGCGACTACCGCGGCACAGCGGCGAGCGCCGCGTGGACCGTGGTCGGTACCGTCATCATGTTCGGGCTCGCTCTGCTCCTGCGCCGCCGTCCCGAGATCGTGCCCGGACCGGCGTACACGGTGATGTGCATGGTCGCGCTGGTGGTCAACACCACGACGTCGAACCTGAGCGGAGACTCCACTTTCGGCGGCCTCGCGTGGTTCACGTTCCCCGTCATCTTCGCCGCGGCGCATCTGCGCCACCTCGTGGCCTGGACCGTGGCCGTCCTCGCGCTCGTCGGGGCCTCCACGATCATCCTCTCGACGCAGCCCTCGGGATCGGCCGGTGCCGACCTGGCGTCCATGGCCGCAGTCGTCGTGATGACGACGACGGCGCTGCTCGCGGCGGTCCGACATCAGGACCAGCTCGTCCAACGGCTCAACGAGGTCGCATCGAGCGACTCGCTGACGGGGCTCGCGACCCGACGCGTCCTGGAGCAGTCGGCGGAGCTCCTGCGGACAGAGGCACACACAGCAGCGCGGCGGCGTTCGACGCAACCGGCCGAGGGAGCGGGGCTCGTGCTCGTCGACGTCGACCGTTTCAAGCAGCTGAACGACACCCACGGCCACCCTGTCGGCGACGCCGCCCTCGTGCACGTCGCCCAACTCGTGCGGTCCGTCGTGCGTCGTGGCGACACGGTCGCCCGGATCGGGGGCGACGAGCTCGCGATCCTGCTCTCGGGCCCGCGTGACGGCGTGGTCGACCTGGCGCGAGCCGTGCACGCGGCCGTCCGTGAGACGCCGTTCCCCGCCCCGACGGGGGATATCCCGATGACGGTCAGCATCGGGGTCGTGCACACGGACGACCCTGACGACCTCGATCGTCTCTATGCCGCGGCGGACGCTGCGCTGTACGACGCGAAGCTCGCCGGGCGGGATCTCGTCGTCGTCGCTGACGCCGATCCAGGCCGTCTCGAGCGCGCCTGA
- a CDS encoding NAD(P)-dependent oxidoreductase — MSQPDDPAAPAPARRVCVVGASGKLGRYMVRHALDRGYDVVVVCREQSVPKLDDFAGRITVVPGATDDRDVIARAVDGCDGVLTVLVPWGLTGYSTGTAQAVLDHAAPGARLVFSCGWHISADGRDRYSLRLRATVRVFGPVARLLRVADLDDQVEACRRIFASATRWTVVRGSDLEEGESQGLPIWRRHVGDPALASNKTRRVDFAMFMVEALTDDSLVGVAPAIVGRAAPSAQRALTATRPVSPAPAP, encoded by the coding sequence ATGAGCCAGCCTGACGATCCTGCAGCCCCCGCACCAGCCCGGAGGGTCTGCGTCGTCGGAGCCTCCGGCAAGCTGGGGCGGTACATGGTCCGCCACGCGCTCGACCGCGGCTACGACGTCGTCGTAGTCTGCCGGGAGCAGAGCGTGCCCAAGCTCGACGACTTCGCCGGCCGCATCACCGTCGTCCCGGGCGCGACAGACGACCGTGACGTCATCGCGCGCGCCGTCGACGGCTGCGACGGCGTGCTCACCGTCCTGGTCCCGTGGGGCCTCACGGGCTACTCGACCGGCACGGCGCAGGCCGTGCTCGACCACGCGGCACCGGGCGCCCGGCTCGTGTTCTCCTGCGGCTGGCACATCTCCGCCGACGGCCGCGACCGCTACTCGCTGCGGCTGCGCGCCACCGTGCGGGTGTTCGGCCCGGTGGCCCGGCTGCTCCGTGTCGCCGACCTGGACGACCAGGTCGAGGCGTGTCGGCGGATCTTCGCCAGCGCCACGCGCTGGACCGTCGTGCGCGGCAGCGACCTGGAGGAGGGCGAGAGCCAGGGGCTGCCGATCTGGCGCCGCCACGTCGGCGACCCCGCACTGGCGAGCAACAAGACCCGACGGGTCGACTTCGCGATGTTCATGGTCGAAGCGCTGACCGACGACTCGCTCGTCGGGGTTGCCCCGGCGATCGTGGGCCGCGCAGCTCCGTCAGCCCAGCGAGCGCTCACGGCCACCAGACCGGTCAGTCCGGCTCCAGCGCCGTGA
- a CDS encoding SAF domain-containing protein, whose product MTTGTTPASTAANGRTTAPLRAPVLIPPRARRRPGLMVAGIVLAVVGALGAAWLVASASDRTAVVVLARDVPYGATLTEQDLTVGDVALDPTIESIPAEQLEGLVGQVAGATLVTGSVLAPAQVQPAGPPLAGEVLVPLPLDPARMPAGGLTAGDRLLVVDTPAAQAEPPKDTPVTLEASVARVGAPDLNGVVVVDLVAAAEDGPALAARAATGRFALVILPTGEER is encoded by the coding sequence ATGACGACAGGCACCACCCCCGCCTCCACGGCCGCGAACGGCCGGACAACTGCTCCGCTGCGCGCACCCGTCCTCATCCCGCCGAGGGCGCGGCGCCGGCCCGGGCTGATGGTGGCCGGCATCGTGCTTGCGGTGGTTGGCGCGCTCGGGGCGGCGTGGCTCGTTGCGTCGGCCAGCGACCGGACGGCGGTCGTCGTCCTCGCCCGCGACGTTCCCTACGGCGCGACGTTGACCGAGCAGGACCTGACCGTCGGGGACGTGGCGCTGGACCCGACGATCGAGTCGATCCCCGCCGAGCAGCTCGAGGGGCTCGTGGGGCAGGTCGCGGGCGCGACGTTGGTGACCGGTTCTGTGCTGGCACCCGCGCAGGTGCAGCCAGCCGGTCCGCCACTCGCCGGCGAGGTGCTCGTCCCCCTCCCCCTCGACCCGGCGCGCATGCCCGCTGGCGGGCTGACCGCTGGCGATCGGCTGCTCGTCGTGGACACCCCGGCCGCGCAGGCCGAACCGCCGAAGGACACCCCGGTCACGCTGGAGGCGAGCGTCGCTCGGGTCGGTGCGCCGGACCTCAACGGTGTCGTTGTCGTCGACCTCGTCGCCGCTGCCGAGGACGGCCCCGCTCTCGCGGCCCGGGCCGCGACGGGCCGGTTCGCGCTCGTCATCCTGCCTACTGGGGAGGAGCGATGA